DNA from Scheffersomyces stipitis CBS 6054 chromosome 1, whole genome shotgun sequence:
GAGCAAATGGAGGATATAGTATTCATTTGTGAGAGCCGTAGTCTGCTCCGGAGAGATAAGCTCAAGCATGGTAGATGTCTAAGGTACTCTTCTACTTGGGGTTTGGGAAGTGTCAAGTCTGAAGTGAAATAAAGACGACTATTATCTGCTCGTTAAAccaactgaaaaatcagtAAGAGTCCGTGGGTGCGAAATGTGAGAAATAACAACCAAGGAGAATCCTGGAGCAAAGAAATCAGTTTGGGGTGAGATAATAAGTAAAGTAATCCGAAACTGCAGCGACGATATCCATTAGCTTCTAACATTTACTTGAAAGCGTCCTGTTAAAGTTGTAGTAACCTCCACTGCCAGAGTCCTATAGTCATCTCGAACGTGATCCAGATCACGcgattttcttcaaaaattgTTTTTAGCGATGCTTTCTATTCACCTCTTCGCTATCCACAGACAACTAGTTCTACCCCAAAACACATCCCAAATCCCAATTAATGTCGATTCCAGAGCTCGTGGGCCAGGCTAGGGCTCTTTTGCAGACACTGCAGGCAGAAAAGGCTTTAGAGTTGCTCCAGCCTTCTCTCGAGTCACAGGCTCAGAATGTCTCGTTTCTTCAGATCTATGGAGAGACTCTCTTGGAGAATAACGACTTAGAGACGGCATACGATGTTTTGGCTAGAGCATGTGAGCTTGATCCAAGTGCAGAGGCTGGATCTgagaagttcttctatTTGGGACAAATGGTAGGCGGTGCTCAAGGTCTCAATGCCTTGGACATTGGACTTACTaagttgaagaaccaaTTGTCATTGGTGCAAAATGACGCAGGCGAAGATGATGCTGTCTTGATTGAATTGTCGAAATTGTATTCGACGAAGGATTCTTTGATTTCGTACttaatcaagaagttgaatcaGGGAATATTTGCCGAGATCGAGATTTGGATGACAGACATGTGTATGGAGGAAGAGGCTGAATCTAAGTGCGACGAGCTCATTGACTATTCCCTTTCTCTCGACGTCAACAACCCCGAGGCATTGTCCTTGTTATCATCAATTCGTATTTCTCAACAAAGAAATGACGATGCCAAAGaatcgttgttgaagtcgtGGGACTTGTTtagagaaaagaagacaagacttgaagaatcagCCAATAAGATTCAATCTGGCAATGAAGCTTCCAACGAAGATgcttttgaagttggcttAGAATACGTAGAGTTGATCCAGCCCTTGTTGACATTAGCTCGTTTTGCCATAGAACTCGAGCTCTATGACACTGCTGCTACTATCGCTTCCAACACTCAGGATATCAACGAAAGCATCTTGGATGCATACTACTACGAAGCTCTAGCCTACTTGTTTAATGCCCGAAAGCTTTTCTCAGGAGAAACCACAACTAACGAAGAAGACTACAGAGACATTGATATAAAGTTGCTTAAGAAATCAGCTTCTGCTGAAGTCAAGACCTTGTTGAACGAAGCCAAGAGTTCTTTGACTCAAGGATTCAAGATCATAAATACTGatgctgttgctgaagcAGACCCTGGCTTAGTTGAGCAAGTTCAGGAATTGTTGACCGCCTTGGGAGGTCCTGTAATGAGTGAGTTGATGCCGCAGAGAGGcgatgttgaagaagaaaactgggaagatgaaatcaacagCGATGACGACAATTAGAGTAAAATAGAGAGAAATTGTAAGCGACGATGTCAATTAGTGGTATATGAAAACCACTCCTACAATAAGAGCAACGATTCTTGTTGCTTAATCATGTACATTATAAAAGCTATACCATCATTATTCATAGAATCGTAAGGATACAATAGAAAAggtatttgaagaattgaaatcatTTTTGTAGTCTAATGCATTAAGGCTGAAAGTCAACCTTCAAGAGTTCGTAATTTGGTGTGATTGTCCGtttacttcaacaaattgatgaCATTGGGAAcatccttgaagaagtcgttgttgaaaatgtcgATCTGCATCAGTTCGAAGTATTGGTCATATTGGTTGGCGTCACTCAGATTCATCAGATTAGGACTGAAGGAAGAGTCTGTTTGCATGTAGGGTGTAGTTCCATTGGTGCTTGCTACATAGGCATTTAACTCCGTCAGGGTCTGTGAAGGTGGTTGCAACATATTTCTGATAGAAGGAATAGCATCTGATTTAGGAACTGGACTTGAGACTGGTTGTGGCAATGCCAGTTTGACCCAGTCGCTTCTCAGCTCCatcttttgcttcttcttcgaagTTCCAGCCGCTGATGCTGCCTTGGCCCTTTGTCTACGTTTTCTACTCTTAGACTTGGAGTCCAACGTGTTGGTGAAATCTCTGGTCAATCTACAGATTTCATCAACCACCCACCAGGTCAGTGAgaacttttccaactcgttgatgTAGTCTTTGAATTCAAACGGATCTTGGTACACTTTATATTCCTCATATTCACCATCCTTGAGACACATTCtcgccttcttcttgagagcAACAGCCATGGCCAAAGACATGCACCATGGAACCATCGGAATATTGATGACAAACTCGTCCTTCATCTGAACAAGATACCACAAAATATTCAGCGAGGCTCTAAGTGCTACAGCTTCTGGAATATGGTTAGGTATCTGAGGGTTATCGTACTTGGCCTTCTGCGAAGCTAAGATAATGACATTGTTCACCACTCTTGTCATGAAATGAATGGTATTTCCTACGTAGTCGGTGAAGGGATTATCACCAACTCTGGAAGCTACCGGATACATGGAATCGTAGGCAACCCTATTTCTAGAGCGTTCCTTATCGCAAAGCTCAAATTCAATTCGCTGGAATTCATCCGTGTCAAACATCTTGTATCTGACCATgttattgttcaagttgtttgtTCCTATGacgttgttgttgttgaagggctgaaagattgcaaaaaacATGTTTTCAAGCGAACGTGCAAGCTGtaccatcttcaacaagttgatattgttgtagGGAAGATCGACATTGAAATCCTCTTGTCTAATAAAGACAGGACGGGCATTTACGAGACCGTTGAAGCGATCAAAGATGTAGCAGCACCACCAcaaattggaagaataCTCAACTTTCAGAGGCTCAGCATTCAACAGAAGTCTCTTCATGTGGATACCAATAGAAGTCGCCAAGTTAATTGCATCTGTGAGATCGTGGGAAGAGTTTTCACATCCCAACTTGTCATAGTTGAAATGGGTCGAAAGAACAAGCGATACCACTAAACGTGAAAACTTGTCTTCGTCTCCTAACTGAGGAAGTATAAGCAAAATTTGCCTGATTTTGTATTCTAATTCAGACATAAATGAGACGAGATCTTCATTGAATTGCTGCTGCGACATGTCAGACATGACTTGTCCGTGCCGATGGAGAGTACCACGCAAAAATACCTTCTTAAGAATTGACTCTGCCATTTTATCCCTCAGAATGGCTAGCACCACAACGTAGATCAAAACATTTTGTGCCTTGTTGTTGCGGTAATCGTCCCAGAAGCCATTTTCATGAACCAAAGGAAAGATGGAGTTCAACTTATAAAAGTACAACTCTATAAGTTGACGTACTTCGTCGCTTTCAAACGGGTATGCTGGAGATTCTAAAGTGAACGCATTTATCAGCAAGAGGAAGTTGTAGACATTTTCGTTACGGATGTAGAACTCCTTGAAAGTACCACTCCCAAAGTTCTTGAGCTTGTAGGATTTGCCTTCTACGCCTTCCTTGGTGTTCTGATTTTCTTTAGTAGTCTTCACGTAGACTCCAGACTCATGCCAGATGGTCTGGTCGTCTGACATGGCAATAATTACCTTAGGATGACCGTGGAAAAGATATTGATAGTTCGAGCCCAGATCATTGCCCAGTacattgaagttgaaagtcTGCTTAAGGTACTGTGGAGTAATGGTCTTCATATTGATTCTCTGAGGACGATTGAAAACTTCACCGTTGGCAATATCGTTTCCATTGCTGATACTACTATGATGGCTATTGCCGGTATTCGTATGATTGGGCGACTGCTTGATTTCAGACATGCTCTTTGATTTTGGGTACACGGGCAGAGGCACAAATTCTACCGCCTGTTGCGGAAACGAACCAACGTGCGAATTGCGCTTAGAGACTTTCATATTGGTAGTAGCAGTACCATTTTCAATGGTAGTATTGTTACCTGTAAGAGCAGCAGCGTTGGAAGTGTTACTGTTGCCGTTCATGGGGACCGTAGCCGAACTGATGTCTACTGCTGATGTGATGGTGTCGGAATGGATGGAAGTATTCTGCACAAGAGTCCTGTTCTCAGAAATCGATTCAATCGGGATGGGAAGATGGTGTTGGCCATTGGAGAGGATATTGCTATTATTGCTAGTATGGCTGTTAATGttattggtattgttgttattgttaaTATTGtaattgttgatgttgttaCTGTTGAGATtatcttgaatttgacTACCAATGTAGTTTTGGTTATGGGTCTGGGTCTGGGTCTGGATCTGATTTTGGTTTATATCTTGGTGTATATCGTGACTTTGGCTTATTTCGTCAATATTTCCCAATTCATTCTTAATCGTGGACTGAATCTGAATTTGCTGGTTTTGGTTTTGGTCCGGAGTCTGGCTCTGTACGGCCTGCTGCTTCGCAAGCGAACAAGTCCATTTGTTCTTGCGGCAATTCACACATCCCAAGGACTCGTAGTCGGTGGAAGTGATCTGACACTTGACTCTCTTCACACGGCAGTTCTGACAGCACTTGAACGTGCGCTTGCGCGTCTTGTAGTTCGAGTCGAACGCGGGGAAAACGAACATGAAGACGGATAAGAAGGGCTTGAAGTTCAGACACGTCGAGATTCACTAGGAAACTTAAGTTGGCAGTCCATAAATTTACAATTACTTAAGAAGGTCCAGTGGGTTTGTATATATACTGGTTCCAAGTACAGGCCAAAAAGATTCTAAGTCCAAGAACATTTTTTTCCAAGTCAGGCATTTCTGTCTGATGTCTGACAGACCGCACCACAAAAATAACCGGCCGCATATTGCGGTGGATTTCATAAAATAAACCTCCCTTAAAACGAAACCTGTCGGAAAATTTACTAGAGCCATATGCTTAATCGTGTTTAGCCCCCTCAGACCTGGATATCTCGGCTGAGAATACAATAAGCCGCTCTTCCACAAGATTTCCCGGTCAGATATTGCGTCTGCTGTTGAAAATACGAttcagttgcaaaatacaCGAGCCATACCACCAGAACGGATCCGTCTGATcctgattctgattctgattctgattctgattcttgCGGAACCGGAGAAGGGTGCCTAACTTTGGTGGTATTAAAGGTGTGATTGGTTTAGGATAGGCAATATAAATATTCAACACATTGCTGTAGTTACAGATGCCCGAAACAAGTGGTTTGAAAGAATCCAATTCATTTAGTGAACACAATCTACAAAATGGTACAAACGCAGAATATATTACCTACATGTGTCGAGAGCATTCTGTCTGAACAGGTTTGAAATGGTTTCCTGAGATTTCTACACTATAGTGATGGAATCTCAACGACCTCGGTCCAACTCCTCCGGTTAATTGCAACTGGTTTTGCTACTATTTAATGAGAACAGAATTACACTTTCGGATGAATTAAAAGACCCGACTCGGCTTTTTGAGACAGTGAAATCTGCGCCCGGTGGTTGCAACTTTCAGATAGAGTGTACCATCACCAGTTTGCTCTGGTGAATCTGTTTgcagtttcttcaatttcaaagcCGTCACATATTTTGTCTGATTGGGGAATCCAGTTGCAACTTGGCTAACTTATTTTGCCAGAAGAGCATGCCATTTGAAACTGGCTCATCTGTTCGAATGAAGGtgtatttcttcaaagcaAGTTCACTCTCTCTAGAATGAGGAGATATTCCGGTAAGACAGGCGAATCTAAATCCTTTGGCTACAGTTTAAGGGAGGTTTAGTTATGAAATGCATTAGCGCTGCAAAGGTACCTACCGTCCGAGTGGGAATTCACTGTCTCagttcagaagcagacaCCGAAAAGTACAATCCTAGAAATGCGCTTAACTCAGACACGAACTCAGACAATAATTAAGACAATCTCACACTTCTACAGTCAGACTCAGTCAGACACAGATTTAGTGTCGCTTCTTCGGTCTTGGACGGACCGACAGTCTCTATCAGGTGATGCTGTGGAGTTTGTTCGAGTGAGGAGCCCTTGATAAAACGAATCGGAAAATTTTTTCCACCACGGGAGAAATTCCTATTTCGGAAATAATAATCTcatattttttgcaacaACCACAAATAGAGCTCTGGGACTCTGGGGTAACTGGTAGCGCGCGCCCAATTCGGCAATCACTCCGCAAACTGTGGACATAATTACTAGTGTTGCCAGGGAAGCGTTACCCGATTCGGAATCAGTTTCTCGTACCTGTGCAAAATTTTATAGACACTTGCTTGTCGATCTGGAAGTTTTGTGTCATTTCATCCACAGCGAGGAGGCAATAGTGGGGAGTTCTCCAGCCACTGCTCATTTATCACTAATTTTTGCCCCAACTTTATCAATTCTGTCTTAAATTGTTGGACCGTTGGCAGACAGAAATGTCTGAATTGTGGCAGTGGGCGTATGCGATAAGATAGACAGAAATCAGGACATTTCTGTTGCAGTTTGTGTCTGATTGGGGTCTGGAGCTCTTCCACTCGGCTGGAAGTGTCAGGTCCCGATCTTGGAACGGGCTGCTTGGGTGCTAACAATTATTCTGTTAGAGGAGGTTTGGCTTGCGAAGTGCacaattttccatttgctCAAAAGGTTTACTGGATGTCTCTTCTCTGGTTGGCCCGTATCGGCTTCTTGGGCTTCAATTTTGTTACTCCACAGCGGAAGACATTTGAAATCCCTGCCGTCGATTCTGCTTTACGGATCCCCCCTTCTTCTGGACGCTTCCCCACTATTATGAACTGTTGGACCTGCAATCGAACAGGAGATGTCACCAGAAATGTGGTTCGTGTGCAGGCTGGTGGAGCCTTGCACAGATAAGGGAATGGAGATGGGGTACAAGCAGGATAGGAGCAATTGTTTCCTTTGGGACGCGGCTGAACTGTCTGGAGTAAATATACGACTCGAGGTGGTGGCATTTTTCCAGAATTACAGCTCTATAATGTGACAGTTGTGCTTATGGTGTTAGCCAGAAGTTTTCAACTCCAGCTAGCTAAATTTATTTATCCTCTATGCAGAACTCATCACATCATCTCAATAGTGAAGAACAAATAGAAATCTGAGAACACCAAAGGAAGGGCAACAGAAGCAACTACTCTGTGCCACGTCGTATCCAGACTGTTCAGTTCTATTATTATTTTATCAGCAGTCCAGGTCTATTATCGGACGCGTAACGATATCCGACAATTTAGAGCCGAGTCCCAAGTTTTTACGTCCCAGCAATATATTCAATAACTAATACGAGCAGCTGCAAATGACTACCAACCACCGCCCAACGTTGGAGTCCAAGCGAGGGAAAGTCAACAGTATTACCGATACAATCTCACA
Protein-coding regions in this window:
- a CDS encoding predicted protein, with product MSIPELVGQARALLQTSQAEKALELLQPSLESQAQNVSFLQIYGETLLENNDLETAYDVLARACELDPSAEAGSEKFFYLGQMVGGAQGLNALDIGLTKLKNQLSLDSLISYLIKKLNQGIFAEIEIWMTDMCMEEEAESKCDELIDYSLSLDVNNPEALSLLSSIRISQQRNDDAKESLLKSWDLFREKKTRLEESANKIQSGNEASNEDAFEVGLEYVELIQPLLTLARFAIELELYDTAATIASNTQDINESILDAYYYEALAYLFNARKLFSGETTTNEEDYRDIDIKLLKKSASAEVKTLLNEAKSSLTQGFKIINTDAVAEADPGLVEQVQELLTALGGPVMSELMPQRGDVEEENWEDEINSDDDN
- a CDS encoding predicted protein; translation: MFVFPAFDSNYKTRKRTFKCCQNCRVKRVKCQITSTDYESLGCVNCRKNKWTCSLAKQQAVQSQTPDQNQNQQIQIQSTIKNELGNIDEISQSNNTTIENGTATTNMKTITPQYLKQTFNFNVSGNDSGSNYQYLFHGHPKVIIAMSDDQTIWHESGVYVKTTKENQNTKEGVEGKSYKLKNFGSGTFKEFYIRNENVYNFLLSINAFTLESPAYPFESDEVRQLIELYFYKLNSIFPLVHENGFWDDYRNNKAQNVLIYVVVLAISRDKMAESILKKVFLRGTLHRHGQQFNEDLVSFMSELEYKIRQILLILPQLGDEDKFSRLVVSLVLSTHFNYDKLGCENSSHDLTDAINLATSIGIHMKRLSLNAEPSKVEYSSNLWWCCYIFDRFNGLVNARPVFIRQEDFNVDLPYNNINLLKMVQLARSLENMFFAIFQPFNNNNVIGTNNLNNNMVRYKMFDTDEFQRIEFELCDKERSRNRVAYDSMYPVASRVGDNPFTDYVGNTIHFMTRVVNNVIILASQKAKYDNPQIPNHIPEAVALRASSNILWYLVQMKDEFVINIPMVPWCMSLAMAVALKKKARMCLKDGEYEEYKVYQDPFEFKDYINELEKFSSTWWVVDEICRLTRDFTNTLDSKSKSRKRRQRAKAASAAGTSKKKQKMESRSDWVKSALPQPVSSPVPKSDAIPSIRNMLQPPSQTSTELNAYVASTNGTTPYMQTDSSFSPNSMNSSDANQYDQYFESMQIDIFNNDFFKDVPNVINLLK